One segment of Castanea sativa cultivar Marrone di Chiusa Pesio chromosome 3, ASM4071231v1 DNA contains the following:
- the LOC142628773 gene encoding exopolygalacturonase-like, with product MGKNLSIATISLLLVLASTKAQQVFDVKSYGPQPNADITQTLTKAWKATCAVAGSKVVISASVYKLGLVTLLGPCKGAIEFNLQGTLQAPSDVASFNGKDGWVAFERIDGLTVSDGGVFYGKGQQAWQKNECNKDKNCNVLPINIRFVYVTNSKVQDITSKDSKFFHINLLECKNLQFQHVTITAPANSPNTDGIHVGRSSQITITNADIGTGDDCISIGDGTQDVTVNQVTCGPGHGISIGSLGRYQNEEPVSGIRVTGATLSNTDNGVRIKTWPSSPSGVASDIHFEDVVMNNVANPIIIDQNYCPNNQCSNQSPSKVKISNVSFKKIRGTSSTKEAMNLLCSKSVPCQQVVLSDNDLAYKGGGGSATSTCANVQPAILGKQNPPACTNKH from the exons atGGGAAAGAATTTAAGCATTGCAACAATTTCCTTGCTATTGGTGTTGGCATCCACCAAAGCCCAGCAGGTCTTTGATGTTAAATCATATGGACCACAACCTAATGCTGATATAACACAA ACTTTGACAAAAGCTTGGAAAGCGACGTGCGCAGTAGCAGGaagtaaagttgtgatttcagCGAGTGTATACAAACTAGGTTTAGTGACTTTGTTGGGTCCATGCAAAGGTGCTATTGAGTTTAACCTTCAGGGAACCCTACAGGCCCCATCAGATGTTGCCTCCTTCAACGGTAAAGATGGTTGGGTTGCTTTTGAACGTATCGACGGTCTCACTGTGTCAGATGGTGGAGTTTTTTATGGCAAAGGACAACAAGCGTGGCAAAAAAATGAGTGTAACAAAGACAAAAATTGCAACGTACTTCCTATT AATATAAGGTTCGTCTACGTCACAAATTCAAAAGTCCAAGACATTACATCAAAGGACAGCAAATTTTTCCACATCAACCTTTTGGAATGTAAGAACTTGCAATTCCAACATGTTACCATAACTGCACCCGCAAATAGCCCCAACACTGATGGAATCCATGTGGGACGTTCATCTCAGATCACCATTACCAATGCCGATATTGGAACAGGTGATGATTGCATCTCCATTGGTGATGGAACCCAAGATGTTACTGTTAACCAAGTTACTTGTGGACCTGGCCATGGTATCAGCATTGGAAGTCTTGGAAGGTACCAGAACGAAGAACCTGTTTCAGGAATCAGAGTTACTGGTGCCACACTTAGCAATACAGATAATGGTGTTAGAATCAAAACATGGCCTTCTTCCCCTTCTGGAGTTGCTTCTGATATACATTTTGAGGATGTTGTCATGAACAATGTTGCCAATCCTATCATCATTGATCAAAACTACTGTCCAAACAATCAATGCTCAAACCAG tctcCCTCTAAAGTTAAGATCAGCAATGTTAGCTTCAAGAAAATTAGAGGTACTTCTTCGACAAAGGAAGCCATGAATCTTCTTTGCAGTAAGAGTGTTCCATGCCAACAAGTGGTGCTTTCTGACAATGATCTCGCGTACAAGGGAGGTGGAGGATCTGCTACTTCCACTTGTGCTAACGTCCAACCTGCAATTTTGGGCAAGCAAAACCCTCCTGCTTGTACCAATAAACATTAA
- the LOC142628771 gene encoding polygalacturonase-like, which yields MVGLFLNVSTVSLCQVVEFLMAKDNKHANSLNADGIHVGRSSQITITNANIGTGDDYISISDGTQDFTANQVTCGPSHSINIGSLGKYQNEQPVSVIRVIGATLRNTNNGDRIKTWPSSFSRVASNIHFEDAVMKNVVNPIIIDQNYCRNNQCSNQSPSKVKINNDSFKKLEARLRQRKL from the exons ATGGTTGGGTTGTTTTTGAATGTATCGACGGTCTCACTGTGTCAGGTGGTGGAGTTTTTGATGGCAAAGGACAATAagcatg CAAACAGCCTCAACGCTGATGGAATCCATGTGGGACGTTCATCTCAGATCACCATTACCAATGCCAATATTGGAACAGGTGATGATTATATCTCCATTAGTGATGGAACCCAAGATTTTACTGCTAACCAAGTAACTTGTGGACCTAGCCATAGTATCAACATTGGAAGTCTTGGAAAGTACCAAAATGAACAACCTGTTTCAGTAATCAGAGTTATCGGTGCCACACTTAGAAATACAAATAATGGTGATAGAATCAAAACATGGCCTTCTTCCTTTTCTAGAGTTGCTTCCAATATACATTTCGAGGATGCtgtcatgaaaaatgttgtcaaTCCTATCATCATTGATCAAAACTACTGCCGAAACAATCAATGCTCAAACCAG tctcCCTCTAAAGTTAAGATCAACAATGATAGCTTTAAGAAATTAGAGGCACGTCTTCGACAAAGGAAGTTGTGA
- the LOC142627487 gene encoding F-box/LRR-repeat protein At5g63520-like isoform X2, translated as MGKASSSSKAKSETNKSSKTHRTTTSTSTSTSTSTCTVWFELINDDVLQKILEKLPALSFPSAACVSKTWNQLCNRILSRPRISSALSLNPSPHVAVEEVFDKVLSQPIRPHFAIANIGSRFRLFEAFGFWLITKRLGSNTPFIISVAGGIIGRDALTNEFKEVMWGDFTSDSDDEVGEYIEDINDGIVLTVGYVPGLKVEAMPKATPPLRIVKEGPVDLKPVIDLLGNGWLPLVDKRFLLLPVTWGRVISSKFVL; from the exons ATGGGTAAGGCATCGTCGTCGTCGAAGGCGAAGAGCGAGACCAACAAAAGTAGTAAAACGCACCGTACTActacatcaacatcaacatcaacatctaCATCTACATGTACAGTGTGGTTTGAGCTGATAAACGATGACGTATTGCAGAAGATTCTAGAGAAGCTACCAGCTTTATCGTTCCCATCGGCGGCGTGCGTTAGCAAAACCTGGAACCAACTCTGCAATCGCATCCTCTCTCGCCCTAGGATCTCttctgctctctctctcaaccccTCCCCTCAT GTTGCTGTAGAAGAGGTTTTTGATAAGGTGCTGTCTCAGCCGATTCGACCGCATTTCGCTATAGCAAATATTGGCAGCAGATTCAGACTCTTTGAGGCCTTTGGCTTTTGGCTT ATAACAAAAAGATTGGGATCAAATACTCCGTTTATTATTTCTGTTGCTGGTGGAATAATTGGAAGGGATGCTCTTACCAATGAATTTAAAGAG GTCATGTGGGGAGATTTTACTAGTGATTCAGATGATGAAGTTGGTGAGtatatagaagatataaatgaTGGGATTGTTTTGACAGTAGGTTATGTACCAGGATTAAAGGTTGAGGCTATGCCTAAGGCTACCCCACCTCTACGAATAGTAAAG GAAGGACCTGTGGACTTGAAACCTGTTATTGATTTGTTGG GTAATGGATGGCTTCCTTTGGTCGATAAAAGATTTTTACTATTACCAGTGACTTGGGGTAGAGTGATAAGTAGCAAGTTTGTGCTTTAG
- the LOC142627487 gene encoding F-box/LRR-repeat protein At5g63520-like isoform X1, producing the protein MGKASSSSKAKSETNKSSKTHRTTTSTSTSTSTSTCTVWFELINDDVLQKILEKLPALSFPSAACVSKTWNQLCNRILSRPRISSALSLNPSPHVAVEEVFDKVLSQPIRPHFAIANIGSRFRLFEAFGFWLITKRLGSNTPFIISVAGGIIGRDALTNEFKEVMWGDFTSDSDDEVGEYIEDINDGIVLTVGYVPGLKVEAMPKATPPLRIVKEPQVAIFDQFVKDIKDFKASVSRCISPAGIIMSGEGPVDLKPVIDLLGNGWLPLVDKRFLLLPVTWGRVISSKFVL; encoded by the exons ATGGGTAAGGCATCGTCGTCGTCGAAGGCGAAGAGCGAGACCAACAAAAGTAGTAAAACGCACCGTACTActacatcaacatcaacatcaacatctaCATCTACATGTACAGTGTGGTTTGAGCTGATAAACGATGACGTATTGCAGAAGATTCTAGAGAAGCTACCAGCTTTATCGTTCCCATCGGCGGCGTGCGTTAGCAAAACCTGGAACCAACTCTGCAATCGCATCCTCTCTCGCCCTAGGATCTCttctgctctctctctcaaccccTCCCCTCAT GTTGCTGTAGAAGAGGTTTTTGATAAGGTGCTGTCTCAGCCGATTCGACCGCATTTCGCTATAGCAAATATTGGCAGCAGATTCAGACTCTTTGAGGCCTTTGGCTTTTGGCTT ATAACAAAAAGATTGGGATCAAATACTCCGTTTATTATTTCTGTTGCTGGTGGAATAATTGGAAGGGATGCTCTTACCAATGAATTTAAAGAG GTCATGTGGGGAGATTTTACTAGTGATTCAGATGATGAAGTTGGTGAGtatatagaagatataaatgaTGGGATTGTTTTGACAGTAGGTTATGTACCAGGATTAAAGGTTGAGGCTATGCCTAAGGCTACCCCACCTCTACGAATAGTAAAG GAACCTCAAGTGGCAATATTTGACCAGTTTGTGAAGGATATTAAGGATTTCAAAGCTTCTGTTTCGCGTTGTATATCCCCAGCTGGGATCATAATGTCTGGA GAAGGACCTGTGGACTTGAAACCTGTTATTGATTTGTTGG GTAATGGATGGCTTCCTTTGGTCGATAAAAGATTTTTACTATTACCAGTGACTTGGGGTAGAGTGATAAGTAGCAAGTTTGTGCTTTAG